From a single Planctellipticum variicoloris genomic region:
- a CDS encoding metallophosphoesterase, which produces METRSIEPPSDPPNRRSVWSRRKWLKWAVPAIGLGCFADAYFIEPEWVEFVHRDLPIENLPADWDGRTLVQLSDIHVGRQVGEDYLIRTFQQVANLQPDVVVVTGDFVTSYALLPPDLEQVARVYAHLPGGSVATLGCLGNHDYSSSSDGLPTAPRLCGILQDCGLQMLVNAASDLGGLQIAGVDDLWHGNFRLKHTLQQTSPDAGRLVLCHNPDGADLAGWDGYRGWILSGHTHGGQCKPPFLPPPLLPVKNRRYTAGEFALADGRRLSISRGLGHLLPVRFNCRPEVTVFRLVRG; this is translated from the coding sequence ATGGAAACTCGCTCGATTGAGCCTCCCTCCGACCCGCCCAATCGGCGCTCCGTCTGGTCGCGTCGCAAATGGCTCAAGTGGGCCGTCCCTGCGATCGGTCTCGGCTGTTTCGCCGACGCGTATTTTATCGAACCGGAGTGGGTCGAGTTCGTCCACCGCGATCTGCCGATCGAGAACCTACCGGCCGACTGGGACGGCCGGACGCTGGTGCAGCTCAGTGACATTCACGTCGGCCGACAGGTCGGTGAAGACTATCTGATCCGCACGTTCCAGCAGGTTGCGAACCTGCAGCCGGATGTCGTCGTCGTGACCGGCGACTTCGTCACGAGCTACGCGCTCCTGCCGCCGGACTTGGAACAGGTCGCACGGGTCTATGCCCATCTGCCGGGCGGTTCGGTCGCCACGCTGGGCTGCCTCGGCAATCACGATTACAGTTCTTCCTCGGACGGCCTGCCCACGGCCCCGCGGCTGTGCGGCATCCTGCAGGATTGCGGACTGCAGATGCTCGTCAACGCGGCGTCCGACCTCGGCGGGCTGCAGATCGCCGGCGTCGACGATCTGTGGCACGGCAACTTCCGACTGAAGCACACGTTGCAGCAGACATCGCCCGACGCCGGCCGGCTGGTTCTGTGTCACAACCCGGACGGGGCGGACCTGGCGGGGTGGGACGGCTATCGCGGGTGGATCCTGTCGGGGCATACGCACGGCGGCCAGTGCAAGCCGCCGTTTCTGCCTCCGCCGCTGCTGCCGGTCAAGAACCGGCGTTACACCGCAGGCGAGTTCGCGCTGGCGGACGGCCGCAGGCTCTCCATCAGCCGCGGCCTGGGCCACCTGCTGCCGGTGCGGTTCAACTGCCGGCCGGAGGTGACGGTGTTCCGGCTGGTGCGGGGGTGA
- a CDS encoding PVC-type heme-binding CxxCH protein, whose protein sequence is MFEFHELGRPGRRLVSRLSQFSLLLGCLVGGALSAAEPAPLKLLFLGDNGHHRPQERFVQIEPVLRARGIEAKYTDDPADLNAQTLAGFDGLILFANIDRITPEQDQALLDYVEGGKAFIPLHCASYCFRNSPRFVALVGAQFQKHGGEVFGVENVRPDHPIMKGFGSFESWDETYIHTLHNEKDRIVLEERVQGEQAPGRKSEPWTWVRTQGKGRVFYTAWGHDQRTWGNPGFQNLLERGIRWACKQDPSAVPAWSDPDKFVVPQMTAIAPDAAKFEFIDVGPKIPNYTPGEKWGVQGAAKNLMQQPLSPAESMQHYSVPAGFELQLFASEPDLGGKPIAMTWDERGRLWVCETYDYPNELQPPGQGRDRIRVCEDTDGDGKADKFTLFAEKLSIPTSIAFHRGGVIVQDGVETLYLKDTDGDDKADLRQVIVTGWALGDTHGGVSNFQYGLDNWIWAMQGYNNSTPVIAGGQQISPFRMGFFRFQVASPTANNAEVPALEFVRSTNNNTWGLGMSEEGVIFGSTANHNPSVYMPIANRYYERVRGWSAEQLGTIADTHLFKAIKKEIRQVDQFGGYTAGCGHSLYTARTYPEQYWNRTAFVCEPTGHLVGTFLLKKDGADFHSTSPMNLVASDDDWAAPIMAEVGPDGNVWVLDWYNFIVQHNPTPQGFKTGKGNAYESDLRDKKYGRVYRVAYTAESGERTAESQSAPLSIDRPQELVAALKRDNLLWRRHAQRLLVERGKPDVVPALLKLVADQSVDSIGLNTAAIHALWTLHGLGVIQDTHNEVRPVVVAALKHPSAGVRRNALQVLPSAESSTSAILGAGLTRDPDPQVRLAATLALADMPVSEQAGIAVAAMVIAPNGMGDRWQSDAVTAAAAAQALPFLEGLAAGQSLSSVSPAPRLSDKAANTVAIVAEHIARGRPSSDEVARLVKLLSVAEVSTTEALLAGLSRGWPRDAKVELSAATEKQLVEVLRRVPAGSKGQLIRLAVLWGSKELEQYAAEIVESLLKVVKDAKASDDDRVAAAEQLLTFQSQSDEAVERLLDVVSPQSGPEFVARLIGKLSVSQAPALGETLVEKSRSFTPSARIAAFRVLLGRPQTTVSFLDAVEAGKLQLADLTLDQKQALASHPDRSIRDRAQKLLKQLGGLPSPDREKVLQELLPLAQQTGDAVAGKEIYKKQCAKCHTHSGEGTKIGPDLTGMAVHPKSELLVHILDPSRSVEGNYRVYTVVLNDGRVMTGMLAGESRTAVELIDTEAKRHPIQREDIDELVSSTKSLMPEGFEKQVKPEEVRDLLEFLTKRGKYVPLDLAKVATVVSTRGMFINKEADPERLIFPDWSPKVFEGVPFQLVDPEGDRRPNAILLQSPNGPLTRDLPRTVTLPCNMPAKAIHFLSGVSGWGFPYGQEKSVTLIVRLKYADGTTEDHALKNGEEFADYIRVVDVPKSKLAFRLRGQQIRYFAVTPERAEKIATIELVKGPDTSAPVVMGVTIESRE, encoded by the coding sequence ATGTTTGAGTTTCACGAACTTGGTCGGCCGGGTCGCCGGCTCGTATCCCGACTCAGCCAATTCAGTCTGTTGCTGGGCTGCCTTGTCGGGGGCGCCCTGTCCGCCGCCGAACCCGCTCCGCTCAAACTCCTGTTCCTCGGCGACAACGGCCATCACCGTCCGCAGGAACGGTTCGTGCAGATCGAACCCGTGCTCCGCGCCCGCGGCATTGAGGCCAAGTACACCGACGATCCCGCGGACCTCAACGCGCAGACGCTCGCCGGGTTCGACGGGCTGATCCTCTTCGCCAACATCGACCGGATCACCCCGGAACAGGACCAGGCGCTCCTCGACTACGTCGAGGGGGGCAAGGCCTTCATCCCCCTGCACTGCGCCTCCTACTGCTTCCGCAACTCGCCGCGCTTCGTGGCGCTGGTCGGGGCCCAATTCCAGAAACACGGCGGCGAAGTCTTCGGCGTGGAAAACGTCCGCCCGGACCACCCGATCATGAAGGGCTTCGGCAGCTTCGAAAGCTGGGACGAAACCTACATCCATACGCTGCACAACGAGAAGGATCGCATTGTCCTGGAAGAACGCGTGCAGGGAGAACAGGCGCCAGGCCGCAAAAGCGAGCCCTGGACCTGGGTGCGGACGCAGGGCAAAGGCCGCGTCTTCTACACCGCCTGGGGGCACGATCAGCGGACGTGGGGCAATCCCGGTTTCCAGAATCTGCTCGAACGGGGTATCCGCTGGGCCTGCAAGCAGGATCCGTCGGCCGTCCCCGCCTGGTCCGATCCCGACAAGTTCGTCGTCCCGCAAATGACGGCAATCGCACCGGACGCCGCCAAGTTCGAATTCATCGACGTCGGACCCAAAATCCCGAACTACACGCCCGGCGAGAAGTGGGGCGTGCAAGGGGCCGCCAAGAACCTGATGCAGCAGCCCCTCTCGCCAGCCGAGTCGATGCAACATTATTCGGTGCCGGCAGGCTTCGAACTGCAGCTCTTCGCCTCCGAACCCGACCTCGGCGGCAAGCCGATCGCCATGACCTGGGATGAACGCGGCCGGCTCTGGGTCTGCGAGACGTATGACTATCCCAACGAGCTGCAGCCCCCCGGCCAGGGCCGCGACCGTATTCGCGTTTGCGAAGATACCGACGGCGACGGCAAGGCCGACAAGTTCACCCTGTTCGCCGAGAAACTCAGCATCCCGACCTCGATCGCCTTTCATCGCGGCGGCGTCATCGTCCAGGACGGCGTCGAAACGCTCTATCTCAAAGACACCGACGGCGACGACAAGGCCGACCTCCGCCAGGTCATCGTCACCGGCTGGGCGCTGGGAGACACCCACGGCGGCGTGAGCAACTTCCAGTACGGGCTCGACAACTGGATCTGGGCCATGCAGGGCTATAATAATTCCACGCCGGTCATCGCTGGCGGCCAACAGATCTCCCCGTTCCGTATGGGCTTCTTCCGCTTCCAGGTGGCGTCGCCAACGGCGAACAACGCCGAAGTCCCTGCCCTGGAATTCGTCCGCTCGACGAACAACAACACCTGGGGCCTGGGCATGAGCGAAGAAGGCGTGATCTTCGGCTCGACCGCCAATCACAATCCCAGCGTCTACATGCCCATCGCCAACCGCTACTACGAACGGGTCCGCGGCTGGTCGGCGGAACAGCTCGGCACGATCGCCGACACCCACCTGTTCAAAGCAATCAAGAAGGAGATCCGCCAGGTCGATCAGTTTGGCGGCTACACCGCAGGCTGCGGACATTCCCTCTACACCGCCCGGACCTATCCGGAGCAGTACTGGAACCGGACGGCGTTCGTCTGCGAACCGACCGGACACCTCGTCGGGACGTTCCTGCTGAAGAAAGACGGCGCCGACTTCCACTCGACCAGCCCGATGAACCTCGTCGCCAGCGACGACGACTGGGCCGCCCCGATCATGGCCGAGGTCGGCCCCGACGGCAACGTCTGGGTGCTCGACTGGTACAACTTCATCGTCCAGCACAACCCGACGCCGCAGGGCTTCAAGACCGGCAAGGGAAACGCCTACGAAAGCGACCTGCGCGATAAGAAGTACGGCCGGGTCTATCGAGTGGCATACACAGCGGAGAGCGGAGAGCGGACAGCGGAAAGCCAGAGTGCGCCCCTGTCGATTGATCGTCCGCAGGAACTGGTCGCAGCGCTCAAACGCGACAACCTGCTCTGGCGGCGGCATGCCCAGCGGCTGCTCGTGGAACGGGGAAAGCCGGACGTGGTCCCGGCGCTGCTCAAGCTGGTCGCAGATCAATCCGTCGACTCGATCGGCCTCAACACTGCGGCCATTCACGCCCTCTGGACGTTGCATGGCCTGGGCGTCATTCAGGACACACACAACGAAGTCCGGCCGGTGGTGGTCGCTGCGCTGAAACATCCGTCGGCCGGCGTTCGCCGCAATGCGTTGCAGGTGCTGCCTTCGGCCGAGTCTTCGACGTCAGCGATCCTCGGTGCGGGCTTGACTCGCGACCCGGACCCACAGGTCCGTCTGGCCGCGACGCTGGCCCTGGCCGACATGCCGGTCAGCGAACAGGCCGGAATCGCCGTCGCCGCGATGGTCATCGCACCGAACGGTATGGGTGATCGCTGGCAGTCGGATGCGGTGACGGCCGCCGCGGCCGCGCAGGCCCTCCCCTTCCTGGAAGGACTGGCCGCAGGCCAGTCCCTGTCCTCCGTCTCCCCTGCCCCGCGGCTGAGTGACAAGGCGGCCAACACGGTCGCCATCGTCGCGGAACATATTGCCCGCGGTCGCCCGTCGTCGGACGAAGTCGCCCGGCTGGTGAAGCTCCTCTCCGTCGCCGAGGTCTCGACGACAGAAGCGTTGCTCGCCGGCCTCTCCCGCGGCTGGCCCAGGGACGCCAAAGTCGAACTCTCCGCCGCGACCGAAAAACAGCTCGTCGAAGTCCTCCGCCGCGTCCCCGCCGGCAGCAAGGGGCAGCTCATCCGGCTGGCCGTGCTCTGGGGGAGCAAGGAACTGGAACAGTACGCCGCGGAAATCGTCGAGTCGCTCCTGAAAGTCGTGAAAGACGCCAAAGCCTCCGACGACGACCGCGTCGCTGCCGCCGAGCAGCTCCTGACGTTCCAGTCGCAGTCCGACGAAGCCGTCGAACGTCTGCTGGACGTCGTTTCGCCGCAGTCCGGGCCGGAGTTCGTCGCCCGGCTGATCGGCAAACTGTCGGTCAGCCAGGCCCCGGCTCTCGGGGAAACGCTCGTCGAAAAGAGCCGGTCCTTCACCCCGTCCGCCCGCATCGCCGCCTTCCGCGTCCTGCTCGGACGCCCGCAGACGACCGTGTCGTTCCTCGACGCCGTCGAAGCTGGCAAGCTGCAGCTTGCGGATCTGACGCTTGATCAGAAGCAGGCGCTGGCGTCCCATCCGGATCGGTCGATCCGCGATCGCGCCCAGAAGCTCCTCAAGCAGCTCGGCGGCCTCCCCAGCCCCGATCGCGAAAAGGTTCTGCAGGAACTGCTCCCCCTCGCGCAGCAGACGGGCGATGCGGTCGCCGGCAAAGAGATCTACAAGAAGCAGTGCGCCAAGTGCCACACGCACAGCGGCGAGGGAACGAAAATCGGTCCGGACCTGACCGGCATGGCGGTCCATCCCAAGAGCGAATTGCTGGTCCACATTCTCGACCCCAGCCGGAGCGTCGAAGGCAATTACCGCGTCTACACGGTGGTCCTCAATGACGGCCGGGTGATGACCGGGATGCTGGCGGGGGAAAGCCGGACGGCGGTCGAGCTGATCGACACCGAGGCCAAGCGGCACCCGATCCAGCGCGAGGACATCGACGAACTGGTCTCATCAACGAAGTCGCTGATGCCCGAAGGCTTCGAGAAGCAGGTGAAGCCCGAAGAGGTGCGGGACCTGCTGGAGTTCCTCACCAAGCGCGGCAAGTACGTCCCGCTCGACCTGGCCAAGGTGGCAACGGTCGTCAGTACGCGGGGGATGTTCATCAATAAAGAGGCCGACCCGGAACGACTGATCTTCCCCGACTGGTCGCCGAAGGTCTTCGAAGGGGTCCCGTTTCAGCTCGTCGATCCCGAAGGGGACCGCCGGCCGAATGCGATCCTGCTGCAATCGCCGAACGGGCCGCTCACCCGCGATCTGCCGCGGACAGTCACCCTCCCCTGCAACATGCCGGCGAAGGCGATTCACTTCCTCAGCGGCGTCAGCGGCTGGGGTTTCCCCTACGGCCAGGAGAAATCGGTGACGCTGATCGTCCGGCTGAAGTACGCGGACGGGACGACCGAAGACCACGCCCTGAAGAACGGCGAAGAGTTCGCGGACTACATCCGCGTGGTCGACGTCCCGAAGTCGAAGCTCGCCTTCCGCCTGCGGGGCCAGCAGATCCGCTACTTCGCCGTGACACCCGAGCGGGCCGAGAAAATCGCCACGATCGAACTGGTGAAAGGCCCGGACACGTCCGCCCCGGTGGTGATGGGCGTGACGATCGAGTCGCGGGAGTAG
- a CDS encoding DUF5615 family PIN-like protein — protein sequence MNWLLDENLPRRLQRELAEYFADMQHVGDLGLEAVDDEVVWEYAREHGLTIVFKDSDFQHLSARFGAPPKVIWLRAGNRSTKELASWLLQFLDDIRAFESDAAGSLLVLGEPPCN from the coding sequence ATGAACTGGCTCCTCGACGAGAATCTACCGAGGCGATTGCAGCGGGAACTCGCCGAGTACTTCGCGGACATGCAGCATGTCGGAGACCTCGGTCTTGAAGCTGTCGATGACGAGGTAGTCTGGGAATATGCTCGCGAACATGGCCTGACGATTGTCTTCAAAGACTCCGACTTCCAGCATCTCTCGGCTCGCTTTGGCGCTCCGCCGAAAGTGATCTGGCTGAGGGCTGGAAACCGTTCAACAAAGGAACTCGCGAGCTGGTTGCTGCAGTTCCTCGACGATATTCGTGCCTTTGAATCGGATGCCGCGGGCAGTCTGCTCGTCCTCGGCGAACCACCGTGCAACTGA
- a CDS encoding DUF433 domain-containing protein produces the protein MDYRELITVEPGKRGGKPCVRGLRITVTDVLEYLASGMTPEQIVEDFPDLTLEDIRACLAFAADRERGLTVVPHP, from the coding sequence ATGGATTACCGAGAATTGATTACCGTCGAGCCGGGGAAGCGCGGCGGAAAGCCATGCGTCCGGGGGCTGCGCATCACCGTCACGGATGTCTTGGAATACCTGGCGTCGGGAATGACGCCGGAGCAGATCGTGGAGGATTTTCCGGATCTGACTCTGGAAGACATTCGCGCGTGCCTGGCGTTCGCGGCTGACCGCGAACGCGGGCTGACAGTGGTTCCACATCCATGA
- a CDS encoding PIN domain-containing protein, with the protein MIAFDANVLIDSMDDSNLVKHERALEWFTERLADPEVPALMWQVACETLAWLRRREAQKLLTGMQVESEIRQILSTFPVLIPTPEVLDASLALKNRYTLSHWDSLLLGACIVAGVDTLYSEDMSHNGVYDSVTVINPFAAA; encoded by the coding sequence ATGATCGCTTTTGACGCTAACGTCCTGATTGACTCGATGGACGACAGCAATCTCGTCAAGCATGAACGGGCGCTGGAGTGGTTCACGGAGCGTCTTGCGGATCCTGAAGTCCCGGCGCTCATGTGGCAAGTCGCCTGTGAAACGCTCGCCTGGCTCCGGAGGCGTGAAGCTCAGAAACTTCTGACGGGGATGCAGGTGGAGTCGGAGATCCGGCAGATTCTGTCCACATTTCCGGTATTGATTCCTACTCCAGAAGTTCTGGACGCCTCGCTCGCCCTCAAGAATCGCTACACCCTCTCCCACTGGGATAGCCTCCTGCTCGGCGCCTGCATCGTCGCCGGCGTCGACACGCTGTACAGCGAGGACATGTCGCATAACGGGGTTTACGATTCCGTCACGGTCATCAACCCGTTTGCTGCCGCCTGA
- a CDS encoding Gfo/Idh/MocA family protein, with product MSKSFNVAIVGLGFGAEFIPIYQKHPLASMYAICQRDAAKLNKVGDHFGIGQRYTKYEDVLADPKVDFVHINSPIPDHAPMSMAALKAGKHVMCTVPMATTIEECDQICDLVAQTGKKYMMAETVVYSREFLFIKDLYQKGELGKIQYMAASHPQDMDGWPSYWERMIPMHYATHVVSPCLGLIDGRAEYVSCFGSGTVRDDIREKSGNKYAVESCHIKVKDSDVACHIWRFLYDTARQYRESFDVYGTKKSFEWTLVEGEPHILHTAKKPEPEIPSKIEVPDFAHLLPEEIRQFTRSIQDADHLSFVQGGGHGGSHPHMVNEMLTALAQDRDPRPNAVTSANWTCVGICAHQSTEKGGEIVKLPAFTLG from the coding sequence ATGAGCAAGTCGTTCAACGTCGCCATCGTCGGTCTGGGGTTCGGGGCGGAGTTCATCCCGATCTATCAGAAGCATCCGCTGGCCAGCATGTATGCGATCTGTCAGCGGGATGCGGCGAAGCTCAACAAGGTCGGCGACCACTTCGGTATCGGGCAGCGCTATACGAAGTACGAAGATGTCCTCGCCGATCCGAAGGTCGACTTCGTCCACATCAACTCGCCGATTCCCGACCACGCCCCGATGTCGATGGCGGCGCTGAAGGCCGGCAAGCACGTGATGTGTACGGTGCCGATGGCGACGACGATCGAAGAATGCGACCAGATCTGCGACCTGGTCGCGCAGACCGGCAAGAAGTACATGATGGCCGAAACCGTCGTCTACAGCCGCGAGTTCCTCTTCATCAAAGATCTGTATCAGAAGGGGGAGCTGGGGAAGATCCAGTACATGGCGGCGTCGCACCCGCAGGACATGGATGGCTGGCCGAGCTACTGGGAACGGATGATTCCCATGCACTACGCCACACACGTGGTGAGTCCCTGCCTCGGGCTGATCGACGGCCGGGCCGAGTACGTGAGCTGCTTCGGCTCCGGGACGGTGCGGGACGACATCCGCGAAAAGTCGGGCAACAAGTACGCCGTCGAGTCGTGCCATATCAAAGTCAAGGACTCAGACGTCGCCTGCCACATCTGGCGGTTCCTGTACGACACGGCCCGGCAGTACCGGGAGAGCTTCGACGTCTACGGCACGAAGAAGAGCTTCGAATGGACCCTCGTCGAAGGGGAGCCGCACATTCTCCATACGGCGAAGAAGCCGGAGCCGGAGATTCCCTCGAAAATCGAGGTCCCGGACTTCGCGCACCTGCTGCCGGAAGAAATCCGCCAGTTCACACGGAGCATTCAGGACGCCGACCATCTGTCGTTCGTCCAGGGGGGCGGTCACGGCGGCTCGCACCCGCACATGGTCAACGAGATGCTCACGGCCCTCGCCCAGGATCGCGACCCGCGGCCGAACGCGGTGACGAGCGCGAACTGGACCTGCGTAGGAATCTGCGCCCACCAGTCGACCGAGAAGGGGGGCGAAATCGTGAAGCTGCCGGCGTTTACGCTGGGATAA
- a CDS encoding xylose operon transcription regulator XylR, which translates to MTHRPSVALLIETSNGYARGLLEGITAYVRAHDAWSIWLPEQRRGETPPAWLGRWKGDGVIARIETPEIAAAVRKLKVPVIDVSAARTLPEIPWVETDDAAIARLGAEHLAERGFRRLGFVGDPRFNWSTWRQMHFERWCAEAGVECQTFAPAATKDDSPAKEADRLRRWLRGLPQPIGILTCYDIKGQLVLDACRELGIAVPEQVAVLSVDNDELLCNLCTPPLSSIEPDSRRTGALAAELLNRMLSGEDVPPQAYLLPPLGVIARRSTDVLAIEDREVATALRYIREHAREGIDVSHVLRATPLSRRVLEARFRDAVGRSPHQEILRIRLEHVCRLLTQTDLSLAEIAARTGFAHPEYLTVAFKRELGQPPSLFRREHASSRPAGN; encoded by the coding sequence ATGACGCACCGCCCATCCGTCGCACTGCTGATCGAAACGTCTAACGGCTACGCCCGCGGCCTGCTGGAAGGGATCACGGCGTATGTTCGCGCGCACGACGCCTGGTCGATCTGGCTCCCGGAGCAGCGTCGTGGCGAAACGCCGCCCGCGTGGCTGGGACGCTGGAAAGGGGATGGCGTCATTGCGCGGATCGAGACGCCGGAGATCGCGGCCGCGGTCCGCAAGCTGAAGGTCCCGGTGATCGACGTCAGCGCGGCGCGCACGCTTCCGGAGATTCCGTGGGTCGAAACCGACGATGCCGCCATCGCCCGCCTCGGCGCGGAGCATCTGGCTGAGCGCGGATTCCGCCGTCTGGGATTTGTCGGCGACCCTCGGTTCAACTGGTCGACCTGGCGGCAGATGCACTTCGAGCGGTGGTGCGCCGAGGCTGGGGTTGAGTGCCAGACGTTTGCGCCGGCGGCGACAAAAGACGATTCGCCTGCGAAAGAAGCCGATCGCCTGCGGCGCTGGCTTCGGGGCCTGCCCCAGCCCATCGGCATCCTGACGTGCTACGACATCAAGGGACAACTCGTCCTCGACGCCTGCCGGGAGCTCGGGATCGCAGTACCGGAGCAGGTCGCCGTACTGAGCGTCGACAACGACGAGCTCCTCTGCAATCTCTGCACGCCTCCGCTGTCGAGCATCGAACCCGACTCCCGGCGGACGGGGGCCCTCGCTGCCGAGCTGCTTAACCGCATGCTGTCGGGGGAAGACGTTCCGCCGCAGGCCTACCTCCTGCCCCCCCTCGGAGTCATCGCCCGGCGGTCGACCGACGTCCTGGCGATTGAAGACCGGGAAGTGGCCACGGCCCTGCGCTACATCCGCGAGCACGCGCGGGAGGGGATCGACGTTTCCCACGTGCTGAGGGCGACGCCGCTGTCGCGGCGCGTGCTGGAAGCCCGTTTTCGCGACGCCGTCGGTCGATCGCCCCATCAGGAGATTTTGCGGATCCGGCTCGAACACGTCTGCCGACTTCTGACGCAGACCGACTTGAGTCTGGCGGAGATCGCCGCCCGCACCGGATTTGCTCACCCGGAATACCTGACAGTGGCCTTCAAACGGGAGCTCGGCCAGCCCCCCAGCCTCTTTCGGCGGGAACACGCCAGCAGCCGACCGGCGGGAAACTGA
- a CDS encoding DUF1015 domain-containing protein, whose amino-acid sequence MAEICAFQGWRYDVAQAGDLTDVVAPPYDVIDEAQQAALYARHPYNVVRLDLNRSEPDDVTPDARYERAASLWKHWRVDGVLRQEHEEALYVYHQEYSWEGRTFLRKGIVGRLRLEEFGAGKVFPHEQTLSGPKADRLKLIRASRANFSPIFGLYSDPNCDIQRQIDDHCIGLTSLEANDDNGVRNRVWVVTDPAAINRAKEALLEKPVFIADGHHRYETSLNYRNELRAAGKLANENAPPNFILATLVSLQDPGLTVLPTHRLVQGLPGLTAAAVQEALAGTFETEIAGTGAAGAREAWELVAADGGQDVLGFGCAADQQWIFARCLDPSAMDALAADHSPAWRDLGVSLLHTLVLGKLLASRVTGAGPELRYVHRDSEVAEAVRSGACDLGCLVPPATVDHVEEIAGGLETMPPKSTYFYPKLLSGLVFHSLT is encoded by the coding sequence ATGGCTGAGATTTGTGCGTTTCAAGGCTGGCGGTACGATGTCGCCCAGGCTGGCGATCTGACGGACGTCGTCGCGCCACCGTACGACGTGATTGACGAAGCTCAGCAGGCGGCCCTGTACGCCCGCCATCCGTACAACGTCGTCCGACTCGACCTGAACCGGAGCGAGCCGGACGATGTGACTCCCGACGCCCGCTACGAACGGGCCGCCAGTCTCTGGAAGCACTGGCGCGTCGACGGCGTGCTGCGCCAGGAACACGAAGAAGCCCTCTACGTCTATCACCAGGAATACTCCTGGGAAGGACGGACGTTTCTCCGCAAGGGAATCGTCGGTCGACTGCGGCTGGAAGAGTTCGGCGCCGGGAAGGTCTTCCCGCACGAGCAGACTCTGTCAGGCCCGAAAGCCGACCGGCTCAAGCTGATCCGGGCCAGCCGGGCCAATTTCTCGCCGATCTTCGGACTGTATTCGGACCCGAATTGCGACATCCAGCGCCAGATCGACGACCACTGTATCGGTTTGACGTCCCTGGAGGCGAATGACGACAACGGCGTACGGAATCGCGTCTGGGTTGTCACCGATCCGGCGGCGATCAATCGCGCCAAAGAAGCGTTGCTCGAAAAGCCGGTCTTTATCGCCGACGGCCATCATCGCTACGAAACTTCCCTGAATTATCGCAACGAGCTCCGAGCTGCCGGCAAACTCGCCAACGAAAACGCCCCGCCCAACTTTATCCTTGCGACGCTTGTCTCACTCCAGGATCCCGGTCTGACCGTGCTGCCGACGCATCGACTGGTCCAGGGATTGCCGGGATTGACGGCCGCAGCGGTCCAGGAAGCGCTGGCCGGGACATTCGAAACCGAGATCGCCGGGACCGGCGCGGCAGGCGCCCGCGAAGCGTGGGAGCTGGTCGCCGCCGACGGCGGGCAGGATGTCCTCGGATTCGGCTGCGCCGCCGATCAGCAGTGGATTTTCGCCCGCTGCCTCGATCCCTCGGCCATGGACGCGCTTGCCGCCGACCATAGCCCGGCCTGGCGTGATCTGGGCGTCAGTCTGCTTCACACGCTGGTGCTGGGAAAACTGCTCGCCTCCCGTGTGACGGGCGCGGGGCCGGAGCTGCGGTACGTTCACCGCGATTCCGAAGTCGCCGAGGCTGTCCGCAGCGGCGCCTGCGATCTGGGCTGTCTGGTTCCGCCAGCAACGGTCGATCACGTCGAAGAGATCGCCGGCGGGCTGGAAACCATGCCTCCCAAGAGCACCTACTTCTATCCGAAGCTCCTCTCGGGACTGGTGTTTCACTCGCTGACGTGA